In Oryza sativa Japonica Group chromosome 2, ASM3414082v1, the following are encoded in one genomic region:
- the LOC4329181 gene encoding uncharacterized protein → MMKLGKAESARGKVAPAGSGGRARMLVTVTVLGSAGPLRFLIDEGETVAGLIRAALRCYAREGRMPLLGADAAGFLLYTANGGSDALSADEKIYFNGCRSFLLWQKAARDTMAKGGRPELANVATCNPCKKRGGGGWKGGLNKFLLSFSFKV, encoded by the exons ATGATGAAGCTGGGCAAGGCGGAGTCCGCCCGCGGAAAGGTGGCGCCGGCCGGGTCCGGCGGCCGAGCGCGCATGCTGGTGACGGTGACCGTGCTCGGCAGCGCCGGGCCGCTGCGGTTCCTGATCGACGAGGGGGAGACGGTCGCCGGCCTCATCCGGGCTGCGCTCCGCTGCTACGCCCGCGAGGGCCGCATGCCTCTGCTCggtgccgacgccgccggcttCCTGCTTTACACCGCCAACGGCGGATCCGACG CGCTCAGCGCCGACGAGAAGATCTACTTCAACGGCTGCCGGAGCTTCCTGCTCTGGCAGAAGGCGGCGCGCGACACCATGGCCAAGGGCGGCCGGCCTGAGCTGGCGAATGTCGCGACCTGCAATCCCTGCAAGaaacggggcggcggcggctggaaggGCGGCCTGAACAAGTTCCTCCTCAGCTTCAGCTTCAAGGTGTGA